The nucleotide window AGGAAAAAGCACAGGGCCGCCACCAGTTGACCCACGAAGAACGGGTGCGGGGCGGAGAAAACTCCCACAGAAATGACACCCAGCAATCCATGGGCAGCACCATGTCTGAAAATCAGGGCAGCACCCAGAACCGCAAGGAAAGCCAGGGCACTGGCCGCCATCAGCTCTCTGCTGAAGAGCGTTCACGTGGAGGCCGCAACTCCCACGGCAAACGCAACGAATGACCTGAAATGACCTGAATTGACCTGAATTGACCCGAATGGGCTAGTGTTCAGCCAGGTTGCAACAGAAGGACAGAATGACAAAAGCCCAGAAACAAATTCTGGGCTTTTTCTGGGCTCTGTCTTCAGCTGGTTTCAGAGGACTTCGTAAGCCTCCCGGACCAGATCAGAGGCCTGCATGAGGATCTGCGAATCATCACTGGAAAGGTGCTTTTCCAGCAAAGCCAGGGCTTGCTGGGTGGCATTTCGGGCATGATAGGCATGGTAGGTGGGCTGGGTGGCGCTGACTCTTTTTTCTGGCAATGGATCAAAATGAGATGGTCCATTGAGCAGTTCATGGGCTTTTTGCAGGGCTTTCAGGGCTTCCGTGTTGGTGTGGGCACTGGTGCTGCCCTGCAGCAGGATGATGACCCTCAGGAGTTCCTGAAGGGCCTGTCCACAGGATTTCACCCGCACAGGTTAACATCTTCTGTCATGAACAGAGTGAGCCACAGATAAGCAGCACCTGAACAGATTTTCAGAACCATTGGTAAGTCAATGTGTGGATTTCTGGATCCCATTTCTCACCTAAAATTTGTGACATGGGACCTCACCTCAAAGGCACCCTGATGGTGGCGGTTTCTGCATTCGGATTCGCGACCCTGGGAATTTTTGCCAAATACTCCTACCAGATGCATTTCAACTTCCAGAGCACCCTGGCCTGGCGTTTCGGACTGGCCGCTCTGGTGTTGCTGTTGCTTTCCCTGCTCAACAGAAACTGGACCCTGAAACCCAGCCAGTACCTTCCTGCCCTGCTGCTGGGGATGGTGGGTTACGCAGTACAGGCCAGTGTGTATTTCATGGCCCTGCAACACCTCAGTGCAGGACTGACGGCGCTTTTGCTTTACGCTTACCCGGCTTTTGTGACCCTGCTGGAATGGTGGCTGGAAGGCAAAACCCCCAGCAAAACCACCCTCTTTGCTTTATTGCTGACTTTTGCAGGGATCGTGCTGACCACCCAGATGGAGGGCAAAATCAGCGGTCTGGGCATTTTTCTGGCGGTGGCTTCCGGGGTGTGGTACGCCATCTACCTGACCTTCAGTTCCAGAATCATCCGGGATGCCCACCCGGTGCCCACCAGTGCCCTGCTCAGTCTGGGGGCCGCCCTGTCTTTCCTGACCTGGGCCCTCCTGGGACCCGGCCTCAATGTACCCCACACCTCCAGCGAGGGCTTGCTGCTGCTTGGGGTGGCCACCATTGCCACCGTGATTCCCGTGATCGGCATTTTTTACGGCATCCGATTGCTGGGCACTTCCCAGACCGCCATTCTTTCCACACTGGAACCCATCTTCACCCTCTTGCTTGGGGCAGTGCTGCTGCATGAAACGCTGGCTCCACAACAATTTCTGGGAGGAGCCCTGGTGCTGGGTTCGGTGGTGATGCTGCAACTCAGGCAGTCTTACCTGAGGACCAGGGCAGCCAGAGCAGAAGTGTAAAATCCGTCTGGTCAACTTTCAAATCAGATTCGGAACGTCCAGGAGCACAGAAGTAAAATGGATGGGTCAAAGCTGCGCTGCAAAACTCGCACCAGACTCCAT belongs to Deinococcus roseus and includes:
- a CDS encoding DMT family transporter — protein: MGPHLKGTLMVAVSAFGFATLGIFAKYSYQMHFNFQSTLAWRFGLAALVLLLLSLLNRNWTLKPSQYLPALLLGMVGYAVQASVYFMALQHLSAGLTALLLYAYPAFVTLLEWWLEGKTPSKTTLFALLLTFAGIVLTTQMEGKISGLGIFLAVASGVWYAIYLTFSSRIIRDAHPVPTSALLSLGAALSFLTWALLGPGLNVPHTSSEGLLLLGVATIATVIPVIGIFYGIRLLGTSQTAILSTLEPIFTLLLGAVLLHETLAPQQFLGGALVLGSVVMLQLRQSYLRTRAARAEV